The following are from one region of the Siniperca chuatsi isolate FFG_IHB_CAS linkage group LG13, ASM2008510v1, whole genome shotgun sequence genome:
- the LOC122887260 gene encoding artemin-like isoform X2, whose protein sequence is MRTGQPVLLWVLFSLLPLVEGAHMKTGAAGVGSDSGHTVGVLGGQEERELPVTLPEVMEDEEQEDDSDPYSTWHTLYDPFVIDEVDDHPSSRWAGRSPRSSDPSEPQPEGSPKKKKKRKKKENVEETGNRHRKGKGRNRQPKQSSRDCRVEKKEMRVRDLGLGFDSDEIVLFKFCVGSCQSSRTNYDLALKALLENGSLPRRTARKVSSHPCCRPDRYEPVSFMDAQTTWRTIQSLSAASCMCMG, encoded by the exons GTGCTGCTGTGGGtgctcttctctctgctgcctctAGTAGAAGGAGCTCATATGAAAACTGGTGCTGCTGGTGTGGGATCAGACTCAGGCCACACTGTGGGCGTGCTGGGAGGCCAGGAGGAGCGAGAGCTTCCTGTGACGCTGCCAGAGGTGATGGAGGACGAGGAGCAGGAAGACGACAGTGACCCTTACTCTACTTGGCATACTCTATATG ACCCCTTTGTAATAGATGAGGTGGATGACCATCCCAGTAGTCGCTGGGCGGGGCGCTCTCCACGCTCCTCTGACCCCTCAGAACCTCAACCAGAGGGATcaccaaagaaaaagaaaaagaggaagaagaaagaaaacgtTGAAGAGACGGGAAACAGACATAGAAAGGGTAAAGGTAGAAACAGGCAGCCAAAGCAGAGCAGCAGGGACTGCCGTGTGGAGAAGAAAGAGATGAGGGTTCGGGACCTGGGCCTGGGGTTTGACTCGGATGAGATTGTCCTCTTCAAGTTTTGTGTGGGCTCCTGCCAGTCTTCAAGGACAAACTACGACCTGGCACTGAAGGCGCTGCTGGAGAACGGCTCGCTGCCCCGGCGCACCGCCCGCAAGGTCAGCAGCCACCCTTGCTGCCGGCCCGACCGGTACGAGCCGGTTTCCTTCATGGACGCCCAGACCACATGGAGGACCATCCAGTCCTTATCGGCCGCCAGCTGCATGTGTATGGGCTGA
- the ptger4c gene encoding prostaglandin E receptor 4 (subtype EP4) c, whose product MINDTLAFGELDTNVSESLPPLSLSQNHSAFPALRLESKSLVISATMFAVGVLGNLIAIVVLCISKKEQKETTFYTLVCGMAITDLLGTCFTSPVVIATYVASRWPGGALLCHFFSFSMLFFGSAGMSILCAMAVERYLAINHAYFYSQHIDRTMARFALLVIYLANTVLCIMPSFGFGQHVRHFPGTWCFLDWRAVDPLGACYSFLYGGVMLVLIAVTVLCNLAVCRSLVGMNQRTGIVRTELCEQGGSRRRFPRLPSVASAAEIQMFWLLILMTIVFLVCSIPLVVRIFVNQLYDPAYISAGGEPDYRSDMLAIRFASFNPILDPWVYILCRKNLLLKGCEKLKRTVARVKDGRGDNIGWVGGQHSPQSLNSNDTSYASLRTANYRNDVEHRASMKNTSFTDFAMRQAWEYDTARVIFHPFSVESTATLGSEEEATADSKQEVTAKSSPGRSTTPLLSAHVRRVDIVTCTFSTPSSCQSAKCL is encoded by the exons ATGATCAACGACACTCTTGCGTTTGGAGAACTGGACACGAATGTTTCTGAGTCGCtgccgcctctctctctcagccaaaACCACAGTGCGTTCCCTGCGCTCCGGCTGGAGTCCAAGTCTCTGGTCATTTCAGCCACGATGTTCGCCGTGGGAGTCCTGGGGAACCTCATCGCCATAGTTGTGCTGTGTATCTCCAAAAAGGAGCAGAAGGAAACAACTTTCTACACTCTGGTCTGCGGGATGGCCATCACGGATCTGTTGGGAACGTGCTTCACCAGCCCGGTGGTGATCGCCACATATGTGGCCAGCCGCTGGCCAGGAGGAGCGCTGCTTTGccacttcttctccttctccatgCTCTTCTTCGGCTCAGCCGGGATGTCCATCCTGTGCGCCATGGCTGTGGAACGATACTTGGCCATTAACCATGCGTATTTCTACTCCCAGCACATAGATCGGACAATGGCGCGCTTTGCGCTCCTGGTGATCTACCTGGCCAACACTGTACTGTGCATTATGCCCAGTTTTGGCTTCGGGCAGCACGTCAGGCACTTTCCCGGTACTTGGTGCTTTCTGGACTGGAGGGCGGTGGATCCACTCGGAGCCTGCTACTCCTTCCTGTATGGCGGCGTGATGCTGGTGCTGATCGCAGTGACAGTTTTGTGTAATTTGGCGGTGTGCAGGTCGCTGGTGGGGATGAACCAGAGGACAGGAATAGTCAGGACGGAGTTGTGTGAGCAGGGAGGATCACGTCGCCGCTTCCCCCGGCTGCCGTCGGTCGCATCAGCGGCGGAGATCCAAATGTTCTGGCTTCTCATCCTCATGACTATCGTTTTCCTGGTCTGCTCCATCCCTTTAGTG GTGCGAATCTTCGTGAACCAGCTGTACGACCCTGCTTATATTTCTGCTGGGGGGGAGCCTGACTACCGCAGCGACATGTTGGCGATCCGCTTTGCTTCATTCAACCCCATATTAGACCCCTGGGTGTACATTTTGTGCCGGAAGAACCTGCTGCTAAAGGGCTGCGAGAAGCTGAAGAGGACAGTGGCCCGGGTTAAAGACGGTCGTGGTGACAACATTGGCTGGGTAGGAGGCCAACACTCCCCTCAGTCTTTAAACAGCAATGACACCAGTTACGCGTCATTACGCACAGCCAACTACAGGAACGATGTGGAACACCGGGCGTCCATGAAGAATACATCCTTTACAGACTTCGCAATGAGGCAAGCGTGGGAGTACGACACCGCCCGTGTCATCTTTCACCCGTTCAGCGTCGAGTCGACCGCGACCCTCGGGAGTGAAGAGGAAGCAACAGCTGACTCCAAACAGGAGGTGACGGCCAAGTCGTCTCCAGGACGCAGCACAACGCCGCTCCTCTCTGCGCACGTTAGAAGAGTGGACATTGTCACCTGCACGTTCAGCACACCGAGTTCATGTCAGTCAGCGAAATGCCTTTGA
- the pif1 gene encoding ATP-dependent DNA helicase PIF1, with amino-acid sequence MFAGEDGAQLQCCVTVEQLNTSGQATRRQVIRKASVILGRNEFQEIILRVHDGKVPQSYRLKEFKLFTKFARDGKCTVKLLPENIQVLMSNCPPDQLNLFLKTLSIKHQAWQSSKPLSDRERIKAGLPRSFEAISPLQQKDVQKVNELRSKVSTKGLADSTNKTTAAGTGQQVKRPWNDCNFSPVKANPSKKPILALPSRKLNKEQAAVLSAVLSGRNVFFTGSAGTGKSFLLKRIMGSLPPKSTFATASTGVAACHIGGTTLHNFAGIGSGSAPLEQCVELAQRPGVLQHWTGCRHLIIDEVSMVEAQFFDKLESVARSVRRSTEPFGGIQLIVCGDFLQLPPVSKGKEKARFCFQARSWRKVIQLNMELTEVRRQTEQSFVSLLQAVRVGRVTEEVTAKLMESAYHQIERDGILATRLCTHKDDVELTNENKLQQLPGSVRVFEALDSDPALVKTIDAHSPVSRMIQLKVGAQVMLTKNLDVARGLVNGARGVVVAFESGKHGLPRVRFLCGVTEVLKPERWVFKSGGGLHLSRQQLPLKLAWAISIHKSQGMTLDCVEISLARVFESGQAYVALSRARSLEGLRVMDFDPRVVRADPDVLLFYRRLRKERLLMQASMDDFVGNRNKENSMRR; translated from the exons ATGTTCGCCGGGGAGGACGGTGCACAGCTGCAGTGCTGTGTGACGGTGGAGCAGCTAAACACCTCCGGCCAGGCCACCCGGAGGCAGGTCATCCGTAAAGCCTCCGTTATTCTGGGCCGGAATGAGTTCCAGGAGATCATCCTCCGGGTCCACGACGGAAAAGTCCCGCAAAGTTACCGTCTGAAAGAGTTCAAACTTTTTACCAAGTTCGCAAGGGATGGAAAGTGCACCGTCAAACTGCTCCCTGAAAACATCCAGGTGCTCATGTCCAACTGCCCCCCCGACCAGCTGAACCTCTTCCTCAAAACCCTGAGCATCAAACACCAGGCCTGGCAGAGCAGCAAGCCTCTGAGCGACCGAGAGAGGATCAAAGCCGGTCTGCCACGCAGCTTCGAGGCCATCAGCCCCCTGCAGCAGAAAGATGTCCAGAAAGTCAATGAGCTGAGAAGTAAAGTGTCTACCAAAGGACTGGCAGACAGCACCAATAAGACGACTGCCGCAGGAACAGGACAGCAGGTCAAGAGGCCGTGGAATGACTGTAACTTCAGTCCA GTGAAGGCCAACCCAAGTAAGAAGCCCATCCTGGCTCTGCCATCACGTAAGCTGAATAAAGAACAGGCAGCTGTCCTCAGTGCTGTGCTGAGTGGCAGGAACGTCTTCTTCACTGGAAGTGCCG GTACAGGAAAGTCGTTCTTACTGAAGAGAATCATGGGATCTCTTCCTCCAAAGAGCACCTTTGCCACAGCCAGCACAGGAGTGGCTGCATGTCACATTGGAGGAACAACATTACACAACTTTGCTG GTATTGGCTCCGGCTCTGCCCCGCTGGAGCAGTGTGTCGAGCTGGCTCAGAGGCCCGGGGTGCTACAGCACTGGACGGGCTGCCGACACCTCATCATTGATGAGGTGTCCATGGTGGAGGCCCAGTTCTTTGACAAGCTCGAGTCGGTGGCCAG GTCGGTGAGGAGGTCTACTGAGCCGTTTGGAGGCATCCAGCTGATCGTATGTGGTGACTTCCTCCAGCTGCCACCTGTTTCTAAGGGAAAGGAAAAGGCCAGATTCTGCTTCCAG GCCAGGAGTTGGCGTAAGGTCATCCAGCTCAACATGGAGCTAACAGAAGTGCGGAGGCAAACGGAACAGTCCTTCGTCTCGCTCCTGCAGGCAGTGAGGGTGGGCAG GGTGACAGAGGAAGTCACCGCTAAGCTGATGGAAAGCGCCTACCATCAGATCGAGAGGGACGGCATTCTAGCGACCAGGCTGTGCACACACAAGGACGACGTGGAGCTCACAAACGAGAACAAACTCCAGCAGCTGCCAG GGTCAGTGCGTGTGTTTGAGGCACTGGACAGTGACCCAGCCCTGGTGAAAACTATAGACGCTCACAGCCCCGTCAGCAGAATGATCCAACTCAAAGTGGGAGCTCAG gtcatgctGACAAAGAACCTGGATGTCGCTCGAGGTCTGGTGAATGGAGCGCGAGGGGTTGTGGTGGCTTTTGAGTCTGGAAAACATg GACTCCCGCGAGTGCGTTTCCTGTGCGGCGTTACAGAGGTGCTGAAGCCGGAGCGCTGGGTGTTTAAGTCCGGTGGTGGGCTCCACCTGAGTCGACAGCAGCTGCCACTCAAACTGGCCTGGGCCATCTCCATCCACAAGAGCCAG GGAATGACACTGGACTGTGTGGAAATCTCTCTGGCGCGTGTGTTTGAGAGTGGCCAGGCTTATGTGGCCTTGTCTCGGGCTAGGAGCCTGGAGGGTCTGAGGGTCATGGACTTTGACCCCCGCGTGGTCAGAGCAGATCCAGATGTTCTCCTCTTCTACAGGAGACTGAGGAAGGAGAGGCTGCTCATGCAG GCTTCAATGGATGATTTTGTTGGCAACCGCAACAAAGAGAACTCAATGAGAAGGTGA